The genomic window TCACAACTTTTTTTGGCTAACATAACCCAGTAGGAAAATTGGCAGATAAACGGTTTTATATCCTCTCttctgatatttcaaaaaccgtAGATAGTTTAGACACGGTAGGAGCGATGTCATTACTATATAATAGTGATTTAGGGCTCATTTTACGCAACCTGTCTATTCTGTAACTGTCAATTCAATATCTAActgttacaaattttaatttcctgcTCTCATCCACAGCGTGGAACGTCATTGTGGCGCATAATCCTTACGACTCCGCGTTCGAAAGCAATGGCCATGTGCAACAACCTACGGATTCCAACAACAACTCTGGTAAATATGCAAtataaaatatgcgaaaaaaaaTTCGCCTAACCACACTCTTATTTTTGCAAACTTATAGCAGGTTCTTCCATCGCATCCACCTCAACATCATCGGCCGCCTCATCGGTGTGCACCTCGCCGCAACCGACCGCATCGATCTATTGCATCGAACCGCCGAGCCCAGTGTTGAGCGACTTCAAGCCTTTCGATTTGGTGACTTGGTGGTATGATCGCCTCTGTGATGTCAAGAGCACGTGAAGTGTGACGACGAACTAAAGCTAGCGAGAGAGTGTGAGTGAGCGCGTGAATGTGTGCGTttaagtgtgcgtgtgtgcgtgtgtgggtgAGAATTTGACGTAAATGTACAACGAAGTGCTATTGAGTAAAACGAAAACAAGCTTAgacacataaatacaaataatttacaacCAAAAAAGTGGCAGCAAGCGAAATTTCGTGCATAAACACGCAAACCGCAAACAATTTAAGCAAATCATAAATTTGTGAATTGTCATCACCTGCGTCAGACAGTCGTCGTCGTCGGCGCCGAAATGCAGTgtaattaacatacatacatacgtaaatagaaatgcatatgcatgcaggctatacatacacacttacagatatgtgtaaaataattaatttttaattaagttttatgtttatatattaacTGCAGATATGTTTGCTCGTTTTTTTAATTAGCTGTTACAGTactaaagtaataaatattgcataataaatatatttaaatttttataataatttagaaaCTCAACAAATTACAATCCTAAtagttataatatatgtacataatatatatgtatattattaacgaaaatattaaaacaatttaaaataaatttcaataggCACATTTTATTAGCAAGCACTGTAGTTACGCTCAAACGAATAgataagtaaaatatttgttataaaataataacagaatTGCTGTGAGAACTCGAGACGTATGATATATAAGAAATTTCActgacgaaaaaattatatgtatattgtaaaaaaattcaaaatttgtagtTTGTGAAAAAGGTCTGTGACATTAGTAATGCTGAAATAAGCGCTAAACGCAGACAAGTAACGCAAAAAATACTATCTTATACCGATTTTTAcccttagtttaaaaaaaaaaacttcaatagTTAAAAAACTCACCACAAAAAATTCACCACAAACAATTTCACCACGAAATAAAATTCACCACAAAAGAAAATTCACCACGAAAGAAATTTCATAACGATAGAAAATTCACAACTAAAGAAATTTTAGCACGAAAGAAAATTTACCATGAAAGAAAATTCACCACGAAAGCAAATTCACCAACAAttgtgaacaaaaatttttaaaacgaaaGTAGACTTTTCTTACTCCGCTATATTGTATTGAAATGTTAAGAAGAAATCACATTTATATAGTCAAAAGAAATCTTACACTGTGAAAAAAGTATAGCATTAACTATGAAcggaacaaaaataacatttttacagttaaaaaaatattacgctGTGGAAAAAGTATAGCACTAACTACAAACCAAACAAAAGTCACATTTCTACAGTTAAAACAATATTACGCCGGGAGAAAACCATAGCAGTAAACTGCAATATTTGTTAAAACTATTTGACCGATATTAGTTACACTTTGAGATACACTGTAGGTATATAGAGTCCGGCCAAAAATTGTTAGCCACTGCTTAAGCATCCTGTAGGACACGCAGTTTAACCTTTACTTCTTTGCTATAATATGTTATAGCAATTTTACAGTTAACGCCAGCTGTTGTGAAGACACTTTGAAGGCCAATGTATTACATAGGAGATGTTAAATTTGCTGTTATGAGATCAACAAACTGTTTTTAAggaaatgttaaagaaaatgcatatatgtatgtatctacatatttgTAAAGAGATATTGTTGAGtgtaaaatgtttattaaataaaaatatgaaaatattgtttgcCATTTATTTAAGAGCACGGAAACTGCAACTATCAACTCCAActacacaaaaataaaacaaaaaatttaatgttttttaagttaaaaaaatcgtCGAAAGGatgaatatgaaattttttttaacaaaaatttgtaaaaattgtatattttataggcaATTGGTTgttattgataaaaataattctaTTTAGTTGTTCTTGGCGTActtactttatatttaaaaaatattgacacaAAGTAAATTcgcacaaattaattaataattattttttttattattatttttttttttgaaactcggCTTTACAAATatgggtgtatgtatgtataaaaatacgtatgcatttgtataaaaattgtgtattcgaaatttttctaaagtaaaaaatttaaaattcttcatccAATAGgcgtgtacatttttttaattttcaaaaaataaaagtttgttaaagaaaatacaaaactgTTCATTGAATTGACGCCTAATTAATTCTGTGTTAAcaaattttcggaaaattagagtttagtttttcaaaaacgcatacaaaatttttttcatccaaTCGacgtataatattttcttcctgtaaatatttaaaaaaactatatatcAACTAGCAAGACTAAGAAAATGCAGCTATTAAGATTTTCATCTAATCGACGTATACTTAATGCTACAATGTATtgtgcaataaataataatgctaTTACAATGCTTTTTATAACTTAATAAGCATCATTGAAGCGTGAACccatattttgaatataaattttatgaaaaataacccaaaaatttatccaaaaaataatcaaaaattacacaaaaaaaattccaaaaaaaactaaGCAAAAACTGAAGTACTAAAATTAACTTgccttacaattttttttaattttctttaaataatttacttctTGAATTGTCAAGCTTTGCTTGTTTGAACAGACAATAATATTAGTAGGCAATAAGGCGGTGCAAACAAGTTGAAgcacacaaatattatttaaatatattaattaaaatattaataaaattttaagaaaattagtaAAAAGAAATCAATTAACGAATGCATTTTACGTGGGCAAGCGTTGGATGTAGTGGATGACAAATTAAACCTAGAGAAGTTACGCTAGAAAAGtaacaaattaaatatcataaagaaagcaattaataacatttaatttgaACTGATATGCTAGCTATGAATAAGTCACAAAAACAACGtgtaaactttaaaatatttgttagaaaGCTAAATTACGAAAATACTTCTAAAGGACGTATGAAGGTTTATATAGAGCCCGATTTAGATATCTTTATGTCATTAAAATTCTGcgttaataataattacataacTGTGCACTTATTGGAGATTTTGAAATGCTGTAAATAAAGTAAAgtacaataacaaattttttttttttaaagaaatgaatTTATAAATGACTGCATGCTATCGTGAGTTTTATTATAGACGGAGCAGAcaagttatatatataaattcacCATAATTTACCAAAGCAAACTAGCTGATAACCAGCAGCAAaagtgaaaacgaaaaaaaaaaaacaaaaacttagcGTTCTGAATATGATAAAATGTTGATAACTATTGATGAAATATGTAGATGATGGTAACTAACAAATTAATAAGGCGTGTAATTatgagaatattaaaaaataactgttaaaaataaaaagagaaaaacatttttggcaCTCATGGCAGCTATTACAAGAGAGAAGCGAAAGAAAAGGGAAAATTTTCTGCATATTTAAAACATGCATCTAAAGGATGTACACCAAATTTTAGACTAATTATTTGGATGAAtgtgaaacattaaaaaaatattttctttgagcgtacaaaaattattattttttgtatatttccaaTAACATTCATCAAGGATGAATGACTTCATTATATACAAACGACATGAAAATTGAGTCAAATTTCGAAAGGCCGAAAAATTACTGACGATCGTTTGTTTAACGCTAAATTTCATTTCTAAATATAACTAggcataatttttttgtatatctcaaatttcaTCGAAAGGACGAACTATTTCATTTTATACAAAAGGCacgaaaattatgtaaaatcagcgttaaaatcaatttcttatgcttagaataaaaataaactaataatttcGTCGAAAGGACGAACTAGTTCATTATACACAAACGTCGCTTATGCAACGTTAAAATGAGTTTCTATgttaaaactattttctaaGTTTAACTaagcatacattttttgtataactCAAGTTTCATCGAAAAGACGAACTAGTTCATTTTACACAAAAGGTACGATAATTATGTAAAATTAGCgttaaaatcaatttctaagcataactcaaaataaatttattccaTATCTCAAATTTCATCGAAAGAACGAAAGAGTTAATTATACaatgtttgcaaaaaatttaacacgatgGTCGAGTTTTCCACgttagcattaatttttatgcGCTAATAAATATTCATCGAAGCGATGAACTCGTTTAATATACGTAAACTATACAACTAAAATGACTTTTAGCTGTGAAAGAGTTgagaatatacatttttaaagcaacttgaatGCCTGCATCCTGAACTTATTTGTTAGAAAAGCTGCTTGAAAGcataagttataaaaaatgtataaatgtaagcaagaaatacaaattattttaatcaaatacataaattttgctGCATAAAAATAGCATAAGAAACAGAAAGTTAGTGCAAATTGACGAAAACATGCTTCCATTAAATATGTTTTGGCTTGAAAGAGTACCTACTGTTACGACCAACCAGTGAAACTAGCAATTACCTTTATATAAGCAATTAGCTTAAGATATTTACAGTTGCACAATTGAGGCAATGGAACAAATTTTACTATATGTTGCAAGAACAAGTGGCATGTtgcataaaatatgaattactAAAGCAAACAAATGCATACATTTGTTGAGAGgtcttaataatatttatatgactGTAACGTATGACGAAAATGTACACAAagcaaatgtgaaaaaaaataaaaaaaatatagaaaaagaaataaaaataaaaaattaaataaaatagtagcaaaaatacaaattgtaaacgAAAGCAGCTGCaagaaaaaataactgaaaatgtCATAGATGCAAGCATCAGCAACAAGTGCATCACGTCTaaagtaaaatacaaaaaacagtTGACAAAAATGAGCAATTaccgtttttttctttttaataaacatttccttTACATGTAAGtacgtaaaaaatatatttatttcgtcttcATACGAACAACATATATGCAAAATTGCATTTATAAGCGCGTAATAagtataaattcatataaaatatatattttctcttcacaaaattttttccaatattggACACACTCAGTTCGTATATAGTATAACTGCTAACTGTTAAACGTGAAATTCATTGCTGACTTTCGTTGTTTTCGCGTACAATATTATTGTGCTGTTGTACCCTCTGGCAGAGACGCAAGGACTTCACAAATAACTctaaattttgcttaaattctCTTATACAGTCCGTTTCGTTAGTTActgtgtcgttgttgttgctattgttattgtcatcatataagtttttcatattttgattgGCATATAATGTGATCGTCTCTTCATCCAAACAATCGATTAATTGTTGCGCATTCACGATACATTCGCCGGCATTGTTGAGCGCATCGCGGAGACGTTGGATCTGGTTGGAGGAGGTTAGACATGGAGAATTATTGAAATTCGTGCAAGAAGTGAAGGTGTAGTTAAACATTGTTAATTTTTCTGAGAATGAAATGcttgagtacgaagagcttgaaaagctggCCGACAGCGGTAATGCTCGGAAATTCCacaaaaagatgcggcgactaacagaaggttttaagaccagagcatactcttgtagaaccccagagcatagtaaaattatggaggaaacacttctccagcctgctgaatggcagtgaaagcataacaccaggcgATGGTgaacctgattccccaatcgatgacgttgGAGCAGAAGtgccattgcccgaccatgtagaagttcgaatagcaattacccgtccgaagaacaacaaagcggcgaatgccgatggattgccggccgagctattcaaatacgacgGAGAACTGATAAacgcatgcatcagcttctttgtagaataggttcggacgaaaacatgcccGACGACTGGATTTTACAGGTAAGTGTGCTCTGGCCAATCAAGAAAaaagggagacctcacaatctgcgccaactgccgtgaaataagtctcctcaacatcgcatataaggttctatcgagcgtattgtgtgaaatattaaaggcCACCGTCAAAAAATTGATTGGACCctatcagtgtggttttaggaatggaaaatcaacaactgaccttCACCATGCACAAAATCTCGGAAAAGGCTcgtgaaaagaaaatcgacacgcaccacctcttcgtcgttttcaaagctgcttttgacagcacgaaaaggagtttCCTTTAAGTCGCTATGATTTAATTTGGTATCCCACcaaaactaaaacggctgtgttaactgacgttgaacaataccGAAGGTCCGTCAGGATAGGGAAGGACCTTACCgtgccattcgataccaaacgagacaAGGCGACTCAACCATTCGACGGCATTAGACCACTTAGAACACAAAAAGTCTCACCTCTAAATTCTTTCTTGCCTGAAATTGTAGATACTTGAAGCATACTTCTTCGAAACGTTTTTGTGATATGAGATATTCATCTAAAAGATTGTCGTAACGCGCCTTTGCGGTTTCTGTTTCACAACGACTCAATTGCAGCAGCTTTTCCTTTTTTATGAGCTGTCGACGGCATTTTTTGTACGAAATGGAAAGTTCATCATATCTGAAAATAAACACAATTGAATTCTAACACGCTACTAACTAATCCGAGCATCCAAAAATATAAGGTCGAGAACTGACGATTGGTAGTTTACTGATATTATCACCAAGCCATAAGATCACACCAAACAGAAATGTTTCAAGTGCGAAGTCAAACATTATGATGGCATTCACCTTTGTTGCATTAGCAGTGGACTTATCGAATCATAAGCTTCGGATGAGCAAGACCAATGCTCCGTGGCACAACAACGCGAGACCGCCTTTTCTGGCTCCTCATCCTCAGTTGCCGAGCAGGCGTCCACACCGCGTATTAGCTCCATCAGCCGCACATTACGTGCCTTCTCATTGTCCAATGACTGGCACATATTCTTTAGCTGCTCCGTTTGACGTTCGTATGCTATACGGAAATTGAAATCGTTTTGCCGATCCTCAAGTATGGTATTCTCCAATTCACCAACGGTTTGTATAATCTGTTGAACTAGGTTATAGGTTTGCGGATTCGGTTGGAGCTTATTTGCAAAGTTGGATTGTTTGCTGGTGGACGGATGCTGTGATGTGAGTTGGAGCGACAGTTGACGCGCTTGTGAAATTGGTGGTGGTGGAAAAAGTGTTTGACTGCTGCAACTGCTCTGGAATGGCTGCAGCGGTAATGCAAAGGGATTGTGACGAACCGAAGTGGCGACTTCTGCGCTTGCTGGTATTGGCAGTGTTTGCTTGCAGCCGTCTTGTGGCTGCGATGTAGTTGGTCCTTCTTCGGTTGCTGATTCTGCTTGTAGTTGTATTTTATCGGCTGATTGGTCCCAAGCTAAATCGAGTTCTTGGTAGAGCGTTTCTTCAAAAGACATTATATACACCGTTTGCACAAAGGGTGGCTGGTTGACTTATTTTTGATGAGAGTCCGTCTttcgtaaaatatattttttattggtaaAATTAAGTTTATCTTTAATTGTCTTCCTTCGTGTATTATAATTCCTATGTTTTTGGCCGAAAATCTTTGGTAAATCGTCTACTTGCACCACGTTTATGAGCCGAGCGGTACAGAGGGCAGTAACTGAATGAATGACTGAATCATTCAgctaaatttttgatataataaaaaaaattgcgaaacttcaaatttttctatgaaaatttagAATCAAACACAGAAAtcatcactttgtgtgaaaaaattgtgaaaaaaaattgatttaaaatagtttcgagACTCGAATTTCTTGAGTGAGTGGAGCGAAGTAAAACTACAAAGCGTAAAAGATATACATTGTTACCTGAGAGAGGCCTCAATGCTAGAGTTCGAAGAGCTAGCCAAGcaggccgacaggggtaatgcgtCTAataggtttcaagaccggagcattctCTTGTAAAACCCCCAGAAGTGATCTAGTGAGTGATGCCTAGAGCGTACCGAAAATATGTAGGGAACATTTCTCCAACCTGGTGAATAGCAGAGAAAGcttaacaccaggagatggtgattCCTCTATCGATGACGATAAAgcgacgttccattgcccgaccatgaagaatttCAAATTACCCGTCTGAGGAGCAACACAGCGGGGGTgaccgatggattaccggccgagctattcaaacacggcggcgaagaactgataaggagcatgcatcagcttcattGTCGAACACGGTCGGACGAAAACATACctgacgattgaaatttaagtgtactctgcccAATCTACCTAAAGAGAGACCTatgatttatggtcttttgcgcattggcaacggcgaatgcCGCAATTGATGGAATAGTTGAAACCACTCTGGCACTGGTAATGTTCAGCGTAGTACCCACCAGGGGAAGcgaaggaagaggaagacctccacttcgatggaaggactaagtggagaaggacctggctgcactggaatcttcaattggctccactttgcgaaaagaagaaacgacttctacgccactaaagaagaagaagaagatatgcatatataaaagattAGCGTGTCAATCTGAGCCGATTTAGACATGTTCGTCTGCCTTTATATACTCGAACTGAAAATCTGCACACTGTGTGTTCTTTCAAAGAAGCTGTTAATTTAttggaaccaccgatatcggatcactagagcatatacatagctttcatataaactgaaatataaaaatcaagtttttgtatggacaactttttcatttaattttttcaaaaaaggctccacattctataaataaattatttcgatcggaccactatagcctatagcggTCATACAAACCGGCCAATATCAAGTTTTTgtgaggaaaacttttttattttgcgcGGTGCAACcgcagttaacgtttttctgGTTACAGTACATACTACTATTTATATCTCTGCAAGTAAGTCATGTGTACTCTTATATAGGGTCAGTAGACTGTTTATTAACAACATGTGTACAGCAATGCTCTCCTCAAACCACCGTCTTTGGTCCACTGCATAACCACGCATATTATTTCAAACACACTTCATGAGTctcttttgtttaatttctcagttttattttaagatttttactatgcaattaattttattttattttcttacagTAAATGGTTCTGCTTGCCTCTTTTCAATATGCAACAATATGGAAAACTTAAATGAATGCATCTCAATttatgcaacagcaacaaaaacaaagaaacctGCATCCCTTTGTCCATTCGTGcgtaaattgtaattttaagtttctttgtgCGAGcgtgtatatgcatacatacatacatatctgtatgtGTATAAGCTCCGCagtcatttatgtatattgattAAGGTGAATTTTCGAAGTTGCTACTTTCTTTTTGCCATACGCCGACGCCTGCATGCACTTACATTTTACTCAGCTGCAAAAAAATATACCGTTATTAACTgcgtacatgtgtgtatgtatgtgtggtggATATCCGCCTGTTGAGCCCTTTGAGCACTCGCACCAGCAGCGCCAATTGATAGTCGATCAAGCGTAGCAAGCCAACTATGAGGATCCTAACAAAGCgctcgtgtgtgtgtatgtgtgcatgcatatttatataggTGTATGTGAATATGCAGTTGTGTTTGCGTATATTTCTATTAGTTCGTCTGCGATTTTGTCATACTTTTTTGTAGCTTTGCTACTACTTTTAATGTCATTCAGTTGCTTGCCTCTTCGGCGGTAGTTCGTTCAGAGGCGCTCCTCCGTGCGTTCACGCTATAATTGTCATGTGTTTGATTGGTTGGTGTGTGttgtctgtgtgtatgtgttatcCGATTGGTGGCATCGCTTTTCCGGGTTTATTGAATTTGTCATTCATAGTCATGCGATTAATGCCAcagtgtaataaaaatattcatattatgGCAGCAGGAAGGgagtataaaagaaaataatgccgtaagaaaaaagtttaatacgTTTAAGGAATTATGGATTAAAAAATCGCTTTGATGAAGTGCAAAGAAAACACGCAAGGTAAATAGAAAAATATCGCTGCTCTGTACTGTGCGAGATAAAAGTGTAAATAGACGTAAATGGCATATGAGACGCTGGCTTTTAAAGCATGATTATAGAGAATTTATATGGAGTTTATAAGCCGTACATGGGTTAATGCTGCAGTTATGACCGAAGATACCTTAAGTCGAAGCTGGTAGATTAGGTTAGGTCATAGAGTTGATCCAAAATCGATGCATGCCTCTTGGATAAAAAATTGTCCTTTGTGCTACCCAAAAACTTCATAAGGAATATCAGCTCTTAGCCCGACGGAACGTTTTGAGCTTATCTTACTTTGAGCCAAAGTGATCTCGCAGTCGCGCAAGTTCTGGTTATTGATCAGCGTCTTCCAAGCTCAGGGAGGTTCGAAGGTTTAGCGTTAAAGCGAAAGAAGACATCGGACAACCGACTTGCTTCTTTCtccttctttattagcgtagacaccgcctacgcggcaatagccgagtttacaacagcgcgctagcGGTTTTTCATTTTCCCTATTTGGCACCaaatggagattccaagtgtatataggtccttcttcaccttgTCCAAACgaagtggagatcttcctctttctctgattcctctggcgggtactgcgtcgaatactctcactTGCTTCTAATCGGATGGAACTGGGTTAAGGGTGCCCTCCCTAGCAAACTCTTCATGTTAGGAGTTTCTGGCGATTCCGCCGTGTTCCCATACAAGTCTAATATGGAAAAAAACTGTTGATGATGAGGTCATACACTCCTTAACAAGTTTTGAGCTCACAGTCAGCGAGCTCAAAGTCAGCATAGCCGCTATCAGAGTGAAGGAGATTACATCTCGGAGCAGTATATTTACCGCTAACTTGATGGCAGCCACCTCCGCTTGAAAGACGAATTATCCTGAAAGCTAGACTAGACACACAATTATTTTTTAGGTCTTATATGGTAATTCTGATCTGTTGGAACATTGATAATAATTTGCGGTTGACTATCTAAAAAGGGCGACTTCTTAAAGGGGTATTCTTGTTTAGGCGAGGGATTTGAAATCATCTGGAGAAATATTAAGATAACACAAATTAATGCAAAAGAACCACTAGGTAGGACGACTTCTTAAGCGAGTATTGTTGtctagaaattcaaaaaaattgaaaattgttttgtaattagatattaaaaaataaaaattcggaTCTCTGGCTCGAATAAGCtaacaaaatttaaacttttatgaAAGTAGAACATGAAATACCAGGATATGGGCTAGCCCTTTGGTTTTGGTTATGTTGCTATGGAGACTCGTCTGATTATATGTGTTAAGTTAGTTCTATTGAACAGTAAACTAAGGATAAG from Bactrocera tryoni isolate S06 chromosome 5, CSIRO_BtryS06_freeze2, whole genome shotgun sequence includes these protein-coding regions:
- the LOC120779047 gene encoding uncharacterized protein LOC120779047, whose amino-acid sequence is MLTVSKGPSKIVAKTRRGVPQNYEKLFEIKESGRRSSDLNSPENKSAPRPVFKKSASNGRHIEEVSLTPQHEEIVQYINDSWNVIVAHNPYDSAFESNGHVQQPTDSNNNSAGSSIASTSTSSAASSVCTSPQPTASIYCIEPPSPVLSDFKPFDLVTWWYDRLCDVKST
- the LOC120779041 gene encoding uncharacterized protein LOC120779041, which encodes MSFEETLYQELDLAWDQSADKIQLQAESATEEGPTTSQPQDGCKQTLPIPASAEVATSVRHNPFALPLQPFQSSCSSQTLFPPPPISQARQLSLQLTSQHPSTSKQSNFANKLQPNPQTYNLVQQIIQTVGELENTILEDRQNDFNFRIAYERQTEQLKNMCQSLDNEKARNVRLMELIRGVDACSATEDEEPEKAVSRCCATEHWSCSSEAYDSISPLLMQQRYDELSISYKKCRRQLIKKEKLLQLSRCETETAKARYDNLLDEYLISQKRFEEVCFKYLQFQARKNLEIQRLRDALNNAGECIVNAQQLIDCLDEETITLYANQNMKNLYDDNNNSNNNDTVTNETDCIREFKQNLELFVKSLRLCQRVQQHNNIVRENNESQQ